ACACAACTGGCCTTAAAGATATAAAGTAATGTGAATATTTTGATAGAAAGTCAAAGGATGAGTTCTGCTTCACAAATATGATTAATATATTAAAGTAATGAAAACCTAATTCACTTTACGAACTTGATTGTCGACTAGAGGACTTTGAAATTTGTGCGTTAGTGTAAATCTAGTTCATGACCAAGACTTTTTCATGGCCTGTTATCAATTGCTAGAATTAATGTGAGATGCACCAATCAACTAATTCTAATGCAGTAATTGGAAGTCTCTTTGGATacaagcatcagctaaatgatcTGTAATTAATTTGTGCTGAGGTGTTTTATCCTCATTTATGTAGAGCACTTTGTtaccatttaaaaaacatgtttatattactattattattattatatctgcTGTTTCCAAGGTCAAGAACTAAATATCTCAATGTATAGAGATGAGGAATCAGAAATCACGGTCAGAAGCAGGTGTGTTGCTGGCatattgttgtattttctcATAAAAACTGACTGATCCACTGTGACTGATTGAAACTGACGAGTGTTTCACTACAATATAAACACATGAAACTACGAAGGCgaaagggaaacaaaaaaatcctggatgCGCCCGTTTGTTCAGATCCTCTCCAGAATGTAATGGATTCTTCCTCTGGCCGAGTCCCACGACCCGTacgaagaaaacaaataatcagTTCAGTTTtcctgctgactaacaaacaaacgctgATGAAAACGTGCGCTCTTTGGCCAAAGGTAATAAAAAAATCCGTCATTTTTCATAAACCCTGTTTTTCATTCCTGGAGTGCGAAGCCTGAAAAAGAAACGGCACCTCAGAGCACAGACgtcagaagaagaagggaaaatcaattgtcttttttaattacaGTATTGAAGCATAGATGCATTACTTGTGAAAAAGGTAGAAAAAACAGCAAGTCTTTCTCAATAAGTTAAACCTCTCTGGCCGAAGATCAGGGCCGGCTCACAAAACCTAAGATTTCCCGTAAAGCGTTCGAATTCATCGAAAACCAAAAAGACGAGGAGTTAACGTGTGTCACCGAAATCAAAGTGCGTTTCCTCGTGGAATTGAAattgttaaagaaaaacaaaaaaaaacaacaaaacagacacagagaagatgCAAGTGGCTTATGTTACAGTCCTTCCACCCGTTTCCACAGGGTTTAGCAAGCATTTTTTATGAAACTTTAAAAGTTCCTTCGTTTGATCGACAAACAATAAGCTGAGTTAtagttggtaaaaaaaaaagaaaagaaaaacttataataacaataacaataattacaATGACAGTAATAACAAGAGATGTGAGTAATAAACACAGTCCTGTACAGTCAGTCCTCGGATTGACCTCAGCCACACTGATGGATTATGGATTGATCGCTCGTCAGCCGCCTCTCATGACTCGTCCTGGCTGAAGAAGTGTGGCTCTCGCTGTcgtcctctcctctcagcttcGTCTTCACTCAGCCGCCATCAACTTCACTGGAAAACACGTGTTCCATctcatcccccccctcccctccctctgttgAGACAGAGTCACAGAAGACACAGATTAACACAAGTTCTCCTGACGTCCAACAACACAAGTGAGAACCTTCAGAACATGTAACCTAACGAATCATCATCACAATTATACTAACATACATGTTTCAATGTATAATCATACGAAAACCTCCATAGTCGTAAAAATAAAGTACAACtaaataagtaataaaatataaagttatGGAAGAAAATGCGAATTTACCAAATAAATATGCTTTAACAAAGTAAGGATATTCATAACTAAGACGTAATAAGAAGAAATACATGTAATAGTGTGTGATATATGATAGTAAAGGATGAATACTGCAAACACAAGTATTGAGTAAATTATAATCAATAAATTGTAAAACAACATGTCTTCTTGAGACAATCCCTGGGTAATAAtcaaacattttacagtctgcAGAATAAATAAACCTTCCTCACTCAGCCCAGCACTTCTATATAAGGAACTTATTCCTGTTTGTGGTCGTTACCTGACTGAGGTTTGCAGTAGAGGTTGTTCCACAGAGCGTTCAGTCCAGTTCGTGGATCTCGTCCTGCATCGAGACCGAAGGTCGCGCCACCTCGCTCATCCGCTTGGCCATGATGTCCCACTGAGGAGCCAGGATTTTAGATTTAgagcctgaggaggaggaggaggaggaggaggaggaggaggaggaggaggaggaggaggaagaggaagaggagggaaacacaTCTTCAGTCAAAACCCAGTCCACTGATGCTGCTGCCACAAATACCAATGATAAAATcttctgccccctagtggctcctttaaatacttttttgttacTTTGATTTAAATTTACATTCACTCTCACTTTAAGTTATTTGAAAAATCCTGAAGATCTTCAAATATTTGGCAAAATTCTAAACAGGTCACTTCTTTCTACATTTGACTCAGTATATAATCTCCTCAACCCACTGCAGGTTGTACTTGTTAAACACcagttaaatataaaacattcagAAAATCATTTTTCCATTAGGCTCGTTTCACATCTACTGCATAGAAAGCAACATCTCCTCTCTGAGGTCTCTGTGTAAACTGCTgagttctgcttcttcttcactttgacTTTGCAGATAAGTTTCTGAAGCTCGACCGATTGTGGAAGGAAAATATGTTCTGATACCGATATCTCTTCTAAAATTATAGCAAAACAGTGACTGAAGCACCCGAAGCAACTTGAGTGACTTCGAACACAACTCACCTGCATTAACTAAACAAGACACAACTGCCTGGTAACAACTAAATCAACACAAATAATCCAAGATCTTGATGGTTAACCCTTAAGATAAACACATCTGTCAAAACCTTTCCACCTCCACTCTAACGAACAAAACCCAATGATGACGTTGATAAGTTTCtgctacaataaaaaaaaatgtaaatcccAATTCTCATCTGAAATCTCCTGCTGGTGTGTTGTTCCAGCCTCGGCCTGAGGTGGACTCACAGACCAGTGGAGACGCTCTCCCTCAGGATATACTTACtgagccctcctcctcctcctcttcctcctctctgcagttacCATGACAACATAGACTGTAGCCTCCAGCTAAAGCAGCAAGGCCGATCCgatccccctctccctctcactctctctctccctggcatactctccctctcttgatctctcagtctgtctcttcccctctctcgtTTCACAGGGGAGAGGGAAAGTGGGACGTAACCCAAAAAAATCCAAAAATCAGAGAACCACACAAACTCTTCACCCTTCGGCGGTGGAACTCGTACGAGTGCTGGGGCCACGGAGCTCGGATGAGCCTGAACACTTCGATATTCTAATTACAGAATGTGCAGCAGAGGCATTAGAGCTCCAACACTCATGCTTAATGCAATATCATTTAGTTTGTGATAACACAATTCAAATAACGTAAAGTAGGgtgaaaacaacatgagaatacattaaataaataaatctgttttaaacctgatgatttattatatttgacTAACTAGAATGTCATTGAGTAGAGTACAAACCTCTCATGCCCTTTAAACCACATTTTACTAGTTTACTATTTGGATTCACAAGCTCTTAAATATCGATCCCCTTAATATTTTGCTTTCTTTCATTAAGATCCAAGATccaattattctctgagaaaacaatgaaaatgttgaaaaaaagtcTTATTTCGCgatgttaaataaaattaaacacaaaatcctggatctgtcccctTATCAGTATCTGCACCTACATGTATTGGGATCTTCATTGATCCATATCACATCCTtctcacaaacaaactaaaGGATGCagatgttttcacctctgtccgtTTGTGACTTATCAGCAGGCTCACTCAGATTAAACAGATTTCCACGACACTTGGTTGAAGGATGGAGTTAAAGCATGAAATGTTGCGGCAGATCCACAAATCCTTCATCACGTTATGAAATAggtgtttgacattttcaccaatctCCTCGGGACCAATACAAGgaacataatgaaaaaatatggCATATCTATGGCACTGATATTTTTAGGTCTGTgcggtttggtgcagatccaaatagaaatccTGATCTATTGAATAAAGACGCGGTTTCATTTTTAATCATGTTCTTTCAGGCCTTGGGAGTGCTCCTTCAACAGAGACCTGAATATCACGACTTgaaactgagaaaacaaaaagcgaTAAGACAATCTTCAGTGTGTTTactcccgtctcctcctggtCACTCACCATCCATTCCGTTGTGCTGCTCATAGGAGCGTTTGCCCAGGATGGTGGGGGAGCCGTTGTTGAGGATGGGGGAGGATTTTATGGGCGTCAGGCTGGCTGAAGAGATGGACGCCCCACGGATTGGAGGATTGGGCTTGACCGGACAGGGATGTGCTTCTGAAACgtgaagagagatggagggagagaacgggagaagagaggagaagaggcggGAAACAGGTTGTTAAGCAGAGAGGACGACAAAGACCGAccgaggaaaacaaaaagagaattAAATCAACATAAGTGACTCATTAATTTCAACTGCTGACCTGGAACAAGAGGCCAGACTCGTGCTGTTATTGCACCGAGGCTCATTCCAGCAAATATGGAACGTGCCAGCTGTAATTAACTAAATGAGACGGTTTCCTCTGACGTGGTTCTTCACGTGTTTTacttataaaaacacaaacgacATATATGCGACTACgcgactaaccctaaccctgacatATTTCTAAAGGTGCTAAAAACAAAGTCAATGAAACTAAGTTTTAAACATTGTTAAGACTGGTTTAAgtgactttcttcttcttaccTAAATATCGAACCACAGACTCCAGAGGTTTACGTTCCACAGGTTTCAGTGCTGGAGGCTTTTTCAGTGCTGAAGGCCCGTCTGGCATCCGCAGGGCACCTGTAGGAAACCATGGGAAGAAAAGAGCCAATAAAAACTTAATGAATGACACAGTGAAGGTGTGGAGAACAAGAGAAACTTCATATAACTCCAACACGGTGTTCAAACAGGCACAGAACAGGATGAGTGTGCGTGACATAGTCATGAAGAGTCTCACATTCGGCCTTGATGGCTACTGAGTTGACGGGGAGGTACGGGTGCCTGGCCAGGAATCGTGGTCGTATGATATCCTGGCAGAGGCGGCGAGTCATCCGCGTCACCGTGGTGGTCATCAGGAAAAACGCCTGTCGCGTCTTCACGGCAAACTTGGGGCTGCCGCCGTGGCGCATGGGGAGGCCATGGGGGTTCTGGAGGTGAAGACGACACAAGGCCATTAGCATTATCGTttttcacaatgcattgtgggaaacaatgagacTGGAACCTAATCCTCTTCtttgataataaataattaGTTCAAGTGACTTTCTGAACGAAGACACCAACTTTTTGCTGCTTTGACCTTCTCCCAAGTCAAGATTTGATGGTTTTCTTTGTCAAATAGGAAAATAGTTCAAGTTTAAAAGTATTAATCGACTTTCAGAAGTCACCTTGGGCTCAGGAGGGTTGTAAAGACAAAATAACGATTAATAATCTAAACGTTAAGCCTTTATGTCCTGAACATACTAATTTAATTGAGAAGACGAGagtgaagagaaagagggattTTCTGTGGAGGATGAACTTTTCCTCCGAGGGTAAGTTAAGACTTTAAGTCAGGAACAGCGAGGTTGCTCTTTGTGGTTTACAGAAAAAGTAGATTCCACGGTCAGTGAAGCCTtcacagcagtgtgtgtttctgtgtgttattATGTGATTGTGTACCATGATGGTGCGGGCGGGTCCGggcctctctccctccagccTCGTGGGCATCTTCAGCCCTCCGTACTTCTTCCAGTAGGTCCAGCACGTCGCGCACAGGCGACACTGCATGTTGGGAGGTCCCCACGAGTACCACTGATAGGAGCTgctacctgcacacacacacagacagaagacagtgAGTGCAGAGCGACACACAGACTCGTCGTGATTCATTACCCACGTGTGATCACGAAGGCGATCTCCTGTGCATGAGGGCGGGAACACAACCTTTAATCATTCATCACTGAATTAAGTACAATCACTGAAATAACTCAAACAATATGTGGCTGCCGGGCATGTGACGCTCCTCTTTGCTCTGCATTTTATAATCCAATTAAAATGTGTTCCACGTGCAGACAGAGTTCATCTGAGCTCTTCACACGAGTTAGTGCAGAGACGCGTCGATCTCAACGTCCATTTTTAAGATTTATTGAAGAGCATGAGGCCGGATGATCGATTCAGATGATTAGTCCATTTTGTTGCTGATATATTTCATTGACGAACCAGTAAAAAGGACACTGGAATGTTTACGGAACAACAAATGCTCATAGTCCTAATGGTCTATTGCTGTTTTGGTCCCATCTTTACAATGAATGAGGTAAACAAACCATTAACAGCATCACAAGCACATCTACACGTTTCTCTCGGTTTTAGCGCTCACGTGTGATTTTCTCATGCAAATAATACTTTTCTCAAATGGTTTCCAGAGTGGATGAATATGGTTTAGTAGCTTCATAATGTAGAGAGGACATTGGAAACTGAACCAATCTCTGAAATAAGCTTGTCTGTTCTCAGGTGGGAGCCTGAGATCACAACCTCTAGTGGCGCCTAATGCTCTGTGTGACTCATCGTCTTAGACGTCAATACAGTCGATCACACAACATCCCTCACGTTGTTAATGACGGTTTTAATgttatgtttattgttttgtctgATGAATTGAAAAggactgtgtgttactgtgtgtaaaCAGAACACACAGTGAATTTCAGAGGCAGCACAACGACAGACAATATGAACAGGATGCAGTAAGGAGTGAATCTATCCAGGATGTAGCCAGATCCACTTAATGCCGGAGATACActtgttttcatatttgctGTGTACTACGTATGTGACCAGAGAATTTCACTAGAGGGCATACCACATTTGCGATCGGGTTCTGTACTGCCCCTACTGTTCATATCCGTATTGCATTTCATGGACGTGTAGTGTTAATTTCTGAGGATGTGCCAGTTCTTAAACTACGGGGCAATACAAGAGAACTTCTCAAGAAAATACAAAGACAGCAGCAAATGTTGTGCCATGACACACATGTGTACAATGACTCACTGTAGCAGCTTTCACAGGCTCTGCCCAGGCCGGGGGTCTGGACCGAGCCTGGTAGTCCTGGGACACCTGGAAGTCCTGGGACCCCTGGAGTTCCTGGGACCCCTGCAGGTCCTGGGACCCCTGGAAGTCCTGGAACCCCTGCAAGTCCTGGTACCCCTGCAAGTCCTGGGATCCCTGGAGCCGCCGCTCCGTTCACCAGAGGTGGTTTGATGTTGTTGCTCAGCTGGTTGGGGTTTGGCTTGTTACTGTCGGGGCACAGAAACAGAGACGGGGTCAGAgcgacagagaggagacagaaccaTCAGCCTCCAGCCACACTCACTCGTACTGTACAGAGAGATAGACACGTCTGCTCTGACAACATCAGCACACGTCCAACTTTGAAACGACATAAAATGTTCCTAAGATCGACTCTAAACTTTAAACACATGACCTCTGAAGAACATAAGTAAACACAATGCTCAAGAACCACTCACTAGTTCGGGATGTAGACCTGCTTCAACTTGCTTTCTGCCTCGGCTGCTTTTAATCGTttctggagcagagacagaagagagggaggagggagagaggaaaagttATCAGACCGTGACTTAAGGGCACGTTTAAACTTTATATCGATCTTTGACTAGttcttaaatatgaataaacatgTCTTTGGTTTTGTAATTATTTCCACtgtctttaaaaacataaatgtcaAACTAACACTGGCTCACATGCGGATAGaggagaacaaaataaaatgtgagggCAGCTTCATTTCTGGGGGATGAAATTAGTTgaggcttttaaaaaatgttattggGCTGTAAGGAAAGTAAATGTATCCTGACATATATGAGCCTGATATAAATTACAtcaagacatttgttttcttaaacCTTTAGTGTATAATTGATGTTTTTACCTGCTGTACATATCTGTCTGTGGTCTTCCACATGTAGTAATACTCAATAATACTCGTCAGGGACTTCCAGGGCAACTAcagacggaggagaaggaggaaaataatcattatttcAGTGAAAGAACACAATGTTATTTCAGTTTAGGTTGAGGTGTTTTCTTCTGCCTAAAAAATCTGGATGAAGTGAGTGAGCATGAAATGTTTTCAACAGGGTCTCGACTGTCAAGAGCTTCAGCTTCATCATTTCCAAGGCAGCTGGTGAGTTGTCGACGTCACTGTGACCGTCCTGAAACCTTCTAAAAGCCTCTTTCATAAGCAAACTTTGTGTGAACTTTACAGGATTTAGTACAACTGCTAGAAGCTTTCTACAATTTCTActaagagttttttttatttatttcaaggaGAAATGTATTACTTCTTGAGAAACATAAATGAATACACCAGACTTAGATTACCTATGACCTGAATATGAAAGTTAACACAATCCAAGTACGTTTGAAGAGAATAAGTAATGAGGTCTTGAAAAAAATCATTAGATCTTAGTGAACTAGGTAAATATTAGAGTTATTAAAGAGCTTTGTCTTTATAAATACACGTCTCTTTGTATTGAACCCACTGAAGTCGTTCTGTAAACGTCCCTGTTAGAAGtttgggaggaagaggagctgtcAAGCCGTGGCCCCACCCATAATGGCGGTGTGGTCCTGTTGTTAAGAGAGAAGGCTCGAGTGGAAACGAGAGTGAGCGAGAGGCAGGGAcggcagccggccaccaggtggAGGAGTGAGGCACCCCCGCTGGGAGCTGAAGCAGGCAGCTCCACAAAGGGCAGCAGCACCATTCTCTTCAAGCTGAGAGCgcagaggacgaagaggagctacagcaggacgaagaggagctacagcaggaagaagaggagctacagcaggacgaagaggagctacagcaggaagaagaggagctacAGCAGGACGAAGAGGAGCTACAGCAGGACGAGGAGGAGCTACAGCAGGACGAAGAGGAGCTACAGCAAGACGAAGAGGACCtacagcaggaagaagaggagctacagcaggacgaagaggagctacagcaggacgaagaggagctacagcaggacgaagaggagctacagtaggacgaagaggagctacagcaggaagaagaggagctacagcaggacgaagaggagctacagcaggacgaagaggagctacagcaagacgaagaggagctacagcaagacgaagaggagctacagcaggaagaagaggagctacagcaggacgaagaggagctacagcaggacgaagaggagctacagcaggacgaagaggagctacagtaggacgaagaggagctacagcaggaagaagaggagctacagcaggaagaagaggagctacAGCAGTAAGAAGAGGAGCtagagcaggaagaagaggagctacagtaggacgaagaggagctacagcaggaagaagaggagctacagcaggacgaagaggagctacagcaggacgaagaggagctacagcaggacgaagaggagctacagaaggacgaagaggagctataggaggacgaagaggagctacagcaggaagaagaggagctacagcaggaagaagaggactACAGCAGTAAGAAGAGGAGCtagagcaggaagaagaggagctacagtaggacgaagaggagctacagcaggaagaagaggagctacagcaggacgaagaggagctacagcaggtgaagaggagctacagcaggacgaagaggagctacagaaggacgaagaggagctataggaggacgaagaggagctacagcaggaagaagaggagctacagcaggaagaagaggactACAGCAGGACGAAGCTTtctcactgctgcagtttgagTCACGATC
This Limanda limanda chromosome 12, fLimLim1.1, whole genome shotgun sequence DNA region includes the following protein-coding sequences:
- the mta1 gene encoding metastasis-associated protein MTA1, with translation MAANMYRVGDYVYFENSSSNPLLIRRIEELNKTANGNVEAKVVCFYRRRDISGTLIALADKHARELEEEMENPEMSDLPEKQKHQLRHRELFLSRQLESLPATHIRGKCCVTLLNETEALKSYLDREDAFFYSLVYDPQQKTLLADKGEIRVGNKYQADITDLLKDDEGDGRELEKLEEKTWDPNSLLTEKQIDQFLVVARSVGTFARALDCSSSVRQPSLHMSAAAASRDITLFHAMDTLHATTYDMTRAIAALVPQGGPVLCRDEMEEWSASEANLFEEALEKYGKDFTDIQQDFLPWKSLTSIIEYYYMWKTTDRYVQQKRLKAAEAESKLKQVYIPNYNKPNPNQLSNNIKPPLVNGAAAPGIPGLAGVPGLAGVPGLPGVPGPAGVPGTPGVPGLPGVPGLPGSVQTPGLGRACESCYSSSSYQWYSWGPPNMQCRLCATCWTYWKKYGGLKMPTRLEGERPGPARTIMNPHGLPMRHGGSPKFAVKTRQAFFLMTTTVTRMTRRLCQDIIRPRFLARHPYLPVNSVAIKAECALRMPDGPSALKKPPALKPVERKPLESVVRYLEAHPCPVKPNPPIRGASISSASLTPIKSSPILNNGSPTILGKRSYEQHNGMDGSKSKILAPQWDIMAKRMSEVARPSVSMQDEIHELD